A section of the Humulus lupulus chromosome 2, drHumLupu1.1, whole genome shotgun sequence genome encodes:
- the LOC133818996 gene encoding H/ACA ribonucleoprotein complex subunit 4-like has translation MAAVEVRSDKKKKKQRAKDEATDTPKPVGDLDSQPAQKDTDFMIKPQSYTPTMDTSQWPLLLKNYDDLNVRTGHYTPLPSGYSPLKRPLAEYIRYGIMNLDKPSNPSSHEVVAWIKRILRVEKTGHSGTLDPKVTGNLIVCIDRATRLVKSQQGAGKEYVCIARLHSAVSDVAKVAKALETLSGAVFQRPPLISAVKRQLRIRTIYESKLLEFDPEKHLVVFWISCEAGTYVRTLCVHLGLILGVGAHMQELRRVRSGILGEKDNMVTMHDVMDAQWAYDNYRDESYLRRVIMPLERILMSYKRLVVKDSAVNAICYGAKLMIPGLLRFANDIEAGEEVVLMTTKGEAIALGIAEMTTAVMATCDHGVVARIKRVVMDRDTYPRKWGLGPKASMKKKLIAEGKLDKHGKPNDNTPPEWARNLVLPTGGDSVVAGLAASSEPTIVVKQTSLVEEVIGEEKEKKKKNKNKDNEDDGGLKRKLDAVEDEVAEGKESKKKRKKDKENGHVDDAVKSEKMKEHKEEEAASPETEESEKKKKKNKEAQDAAVKSEKMKEHKEEEASPETEKSEKKKKKKKNKEAQDAQSPIVSGDDKGNSETDKSEKKKKKKKKNKDEEEY, from the coding sequence ATGGCCGCCGTCGAGGTTCGCtccgacaagaagaagaagaagcagcGTGCCAAAGATGAAGCAACAGATACGCCCAAACCAGTCGGTGACTTGGACTCGCAGCCGGCTCAAAAGGACACCGATTTCATGATCAAGCCACAGAGCTACACTCCAACCATGGACACTTCTCAGTGGCCACTCCTTCTCAAGAACTACGATGATCTCAATGTACGAACCGGACACTACACTCCTCTCCCTTCCGGTTACTCCCCGCTGAAGCGCCCCCTCGCTGAGTACATAAGGTACGGTATTATGAATCTCGATAAACCCTCGAACCCATCTTCGCACGAGGTCGTGGCTTGGATTAAGCGGATCCTCCGTGTCGAGAAAACGGGTCACAGTGGTACCTTGGATCCCAAGGTCACCGGAAACCTTATTGTCTGTATCGACCGAGCCACCAGGCTCGTCAAGTCTCAGCAGGGTGCCGGGAAAGAGTATGTTTGTATTGCGAGGTTGCATTCTGCGGTGTCCGATGTCGCCAAGGTGGCTAAGGCACTCGAAACCCTTTCTGGGGCTGTGTTTCAGAGGCCACCCCTGATATCTGCTGTAAAAAGGCAGCTTAGGATTAGAACTATTTATGAAAGTAAGCTACTTGAGTTTGACCCTGAAAAGCATTTGGTTGTTTTTTGGATTTCTTGTGAGGCTGGAACTTATGTTAGGACGCTTTGTGTCCATTTGGGTCTGATTCTTGGTGTTGGAGCCCATATGCAGGAGCTTAGGAGAGTGCGGTCTGGCATTCTGGGTGAGAAAGATAACATGGTTACTATGCATGATGTTATGGATGCTCAATGGGCCTATGATAATTATAGAGATGAGAGTTACTTGAGGAGGGTGATTATGCCACTTGAAAGGATTCTGATGAGTTATAAGAGACTGGTAGTGAAGGACTCTGCTGTGAATGCCATTTGTTATGGTGCTAAGTTGATGATTCCTGGGTTGCTGAGATTTGCGAATGATATTGAGGCTGGTGAGGAAGTTGTGCTTATGACAACCAAAGGAGAAGCAATTGCTTTGGGGATTGCAGAGATGACTACTGCAGTTATGGCTACTTGTGATCATGGTGTGGTGGCTAGGATTAAGAGGGTGGTGATGGATCGGGATACTTATCCGAGAAAGTGGGGTTTGGGTCCGAAAGCATCTATGAAAAAGAAGTTGATTGCTGAAGGGAAATTGGATAAGCATGGGAAGCCTAATGATAATACACCTCCAGAATGGGCTAGGAATTTGGTTTTACCTACTGGCGGGGATTCAGTGGTGGCAGGCCTTGCAGCTTCAAGTGAACCCACCATTGTGGTGAAGCAGACTTCATTAGTGGAGGAAGTAATTGgtgaagagaaggagaagaaaaagaagaataagaataaggatAATGAAGATGACGGAGGACTCAAGCGAAAATTAGATGCAGTGGAGGACGAAGTTGCTGAGGGGAAAGAGAgtaagaagaagaggaagaaggatAAAGAGAATGGGCATGTGGATGATGCGGTAAAGTCTGAGAAGATGAAGGAGCATAAAGAGGAGGAAGCTGCCTCACCTGAAACTGAGGAGtcagagaaaaagaagaagaagaataaagaaGCTCAGGATGCTGCGGTAAAGTCTGAGAAGATGAAGGAGCATAAAGAGGAGGAAGCCTCACCTGAAACTGAGAAGTctgagaaaaagaaaaagaaaaagaagaataaagaaGCTCAGGATGCTCAATCTCCCATAGTCTCTGGCGATGACAAAGGCAACAGTGAGACTGACAAgagtgaaaagaaaaagaagaagaaaaagaagaataaagaTGAGGAAGAATATTAG